One window of Triticum dicoccoides isolate Atlit2015 ecotype Zavitan chromosome 5A, WEW_v2.0, whole genome shotgun sequence genomic DNA carries:
- the LOC119301544 gene encoding phospholipid:diacylglycerol acyltransferase 1-like — MSLLRRRRQQQSPPPPSPGDDSNGSDHDDKDKDKGKKPAQEQPSSSASAPPSKEAGRRARGKWSCVDSCCWLVGCVCSSWWLLLFLYNAMPASFPQYVTEAITGPLPDPPGVKLQKEGLHAKHPVIFVPGIVTGGLELWEGHHCAEGLFRKRLWGGTFGDVYKRPLCWIEHMSLDNETGLDKPGIRVRPVTGLVAADYFVPGYFVWAVLIANLARIGYEEKNMYMAAYDWRLSFQNTETRDQTLSRIKSNIELLVATNGGNRAVVIPHSMGVLYFLHFMKWVEAPSPMGGGGGPDWCAKHIKAVANIGGPFLGVPKAVAGLFSSEAKDVAVARAIAPEMLDSDFLGLQTLRHLMRMTRTWDSTMSMLPKGGETIWGGLDWSPEDGFECKSKKRKTNDSEVSKDVHGEPVEVNPEPVNFGRMVSFGKDVAEAPASNIEQIEFRDAVKGNNLAHSNTSCRDVWTEYQELGWGGIKAVSDYKAFTAGSIIDLFNFVAPRMMQRGSVHFSYGIADNLDDPKYGHYKYWSNPLETKLPDAPEMEIFSMYGVGIPTERAYVYKLSPQAECYIPFQIDASAEGGDENSCLKGGVYMSNGDETVPVLSSGYMCAKAWRGKTRFNPSGSKTYVREYSHSPPSNLLEGRGTQSGAHVDIMGNFALMEDIIRIAAGATGEEIGGDQVYSDIFKWSEKIKLKL; from the exons ATGTCGCTCCTACGGAGGCGGAGGCAGCagcagtcgccgccgccgccctcgccgggcgACGACAGCAATGGCTCCGACCACGACGACAAGGACAAGGACAAGGGGAAGAAGCCGGCGCAGGAGCAGccgtcctcctccgcctccgcgccgccgtccAAGGAGGCCGGCCGGCGGGCCAGGGGCAAGTGGTCGTGCGTGGACAGCTGCTGCTGGCTCGTCGGCTGCGTCTGCTCCTCCTGGTGGCTGCTGCTCTTCCTCTACAACGCCATGCCGGCCTCCTTCCCGCAGTACGTAACGGAGGCCATCACGGGCCCGCTCCCGGACCCGCCCGGGGTCAAGCTGCAGAAGGAGGGGTTGCACGCCAAGCACCCCGTCATCTTCGTGCCGGGGATCGTCACGGGAGGCCTCGAGCTCTGGGAGGGCCATCACTGCGCCGAGGGGCTCTTCCGGAAGCGCCTCTGGGGCGGCACATTCGGCGACGTGTACAAGAG GCCTTTATGCTGGATTGAACATATGTCATTGGACAACGAAACTGGATTAGATAAACCAGGAATAAGAGTTAGGCCGGTCACAGGCCTTGTCGCAGCTGACTATTTTGTCCCTGGCTATTTTGTTTGGGCAGTCCTGATTGCCAATTTAGCTCGGATTGGATATGAAGAAAAGAACATGTACATGGCTGCTTATGATTGGAGGTTATCATTCCAGAACACTGAG ACCCGTGATCAAACATTGAGCAGAATAAAGAGTAACATTGAGCTCTTGGTAGCGACTAATGGTGGAAATAGGGCGGTGGTGATCCCACATTCCATGGGAGTTCTCTATTTTCTTCATTTTATGAAGTGGGTAGAAGCACCTTCTCccatgggtggtggtggtggtcctgATTGGTGTGCAAAGCACATCAAAGCTGTAGCAAACATTGGTGGGCCTTTCTTAGGAGTTCCAAAGGCTGTTGCTGGGCTTTTCTCATCTGAAGCCAAAGATGTTGCTGTTGCTAG AGCTATTGCACCAGAAATGCTGGACTCAGATTTTCTTGGACTTCAGACCTTGCGCCACTTGATGCGAATGACCCGTACATGGGATTCAACAATGTCAATGCTCCCTAAAGGTGGTGAGACTATTTGGGGAGGTTTGGATTGGTCTCCAGAAGATGGTTTTGAGTGTAAAtccaagaagcggaagaccaatgaTTCAGAGGTTTCTAAGGATGTTCATGGGGAACCTGTCGAAGTTAATCCAGAGCCTGTGAACTTTGGAAGAATGGTATCTTTTGGAAAAGATGTAGCGGAAGCTCCGGCTTCAAATATTGAGCAGATAGAATTCCGT GATGCTGTCAAAGGTAATAATCTTGCCCATTCGAATACATCATGCCGGGATGTCTGGACAGAGTATCAGGAATTAGGGTGGGGTGGAATAAAGGCAGTTTCAGACTACAAAGCTTTCACCGCAGGCTCTATCATAGATCTTTTTAACTTTGTTGCTCCAAGGATGATGCAGCGTGGTAGTGTTCATTTTTCATATGGAATTGCTGATAACTTGGATGATCCAAAATATGGCCACTACAAGTATTGGTCAAACCCCTTGGAGACAAA ACTACCAGATGCGCCTGAAATGGAAATATTTTCGATGTATGGAGTAGGCATTCCTACCGAAAGAGCATATGTCTATAAATTATCCCCACAGGCAGAGTGCTATATACCCTTTCAGATAGATGCCTCAGCTGAGGGTGGGGATGAGAATAGCTGCTTGAAAGGTGGTGTTTACATGTCGAATGGTGACGAGACTGTTCCAGTTCTTAGTTCAGGGTATATGTGTGCCAAAGCATGGCGTGGAAAAACTCGCTTCAACCCTTCTGGCAGCAAGACTTACGTGAGAGAGTATAGTCATTCTCCACCCTCGAATCTCCTCGAAGGCAGGGGCACACAGAGTGGTGCCCACGTTGATATTATGGGGAACTTTGCTTTAATGGAGGATATTATCAGGATTGCTGCTGGGGCAACCGGTGAGGAAATTGGTGGTGATCAGGTGTATTCTGATATATTCAAATGGTCCGAGAAGATAAAGCTGAAATTGTAG
- the LOC119297347 gene encoding uncharacterized protein LOC119297347 — protein MGNLVSQCVTGGAERASPLVVLPDGSQFRLEEHAGVAELMIEAPGHVAVIARDAAKEWRLRALAADEFLRAGEVYLLVPAGRAGARLGGQEADAIRRLVSGKKGGKGRGNRSGRRIFPEGEAASTEGGKESAECALLCRIRPRQWRPALDTIFEA, from the coding sequence ATGGGTAACTTGGTCTCGCAGTGCGTCACGGGCGGCGCAGAGCGAGCGAGTCCGCTGGTCGTCCTGCCGGACGGCAGCCAGTTCCGGCTGGAGGAGCACGCCGGCGTGGCCGAGCTGATGATCGAGGCGCCGGGGCACGTTGCTGTCATAGCGAGGGACGCCGCCAAGGAGTGGCGGCTGCGGGCCCTGGCGGCCGACGAGTTCCTGCGCGCCGGCGAGGTGTACCTCCTCGTGCCCGCCGGGAGGGCCGGGGCGCGGCTGGGCGGTCAGGAGGCGGACGCCATCCGCCGGCTGGTGTCCGGCAAGAAGGGGGGCAAGGGCAGGGGCAACAGGTCTGGGAGAAGGATTTTCCCGGAAGGAGAAGCAGCTAGCACCGAGGGTGGAAAGGAGTCTGCTGAATGTGCGCTGCTTTGTAGGATTAGGCCAAGGCAGTGGAGGCCCGCCCTTGACACCATCTTCGAGGCTTAG